From a region of the Georgenia yuyongxinii genome:
- a CDS encoding metal ABC transporter substrate-binding protein, which translates to MKTPTPAVVAAVAAVAAAGVLAACSPGAGAQPGAARLDVLTTVYPLQYVAERVGGSDVSITSLTPPGVDAHDLELAPHDVAQLDAAGLVLYLSGFQAAVDDAVEQTTPDHVLDVATLPGVAAHLQGDADAGHAEQSHDHGHGHDHGGADPHFWLDPTLLANVADGVAAELAAADPAHAADYRTRAENLAVELTALDEDFSAALEVCGSRTLVVAHEAYGFLGERYDLTQVGVSGLDPESEPSPARLAEIADVVRQEGVTTIFAERLVNPAVAETLAGEVGVEVAVLDPLDGRLDQTKDYQEIMRDNLQALREGLRCA; encoded by the coding sequence ATGAAGACGCCCACCCCAGCTGTCGTTGCCGCCGTCGCGGCAGTGGCTGCCGCGGGCGTCCTCGCGGCCTGCTCGCCCGGCGCGGGCGCCCAGCCCGGCGCGGCTCGGCTCGACGTCCTCACCACGGTGTACCCGCTGCAGTACGTGGCCGAGCGGGTCGGCGGGTCTGACGTGTCGATCACCTCCCTGACACCGCCGGGCGTGGACGCGCACGACCTCGAGCTCGCGCCGCACGACGTCGCCCAGCTCGACGCCGCAGGCCTGGTCCTCTACCTCTCCGGCTTCCAGGCCGCCGTCGACGACGCAGTCGAGCAGACCACCCCCGACCACGTCCTCGACGTGGCGACCCTCCCCGGGGTCGCCGCCCACCTCCAGGGTGACGCGGACGCCGGCCATGCCGAGCAGTCCCACGACCACGGCCACGGCCACGACCACGGCGGTGCGGACCCGCACTTCTGGCTCGACCCCACCCTCCTGGCGAACGTGGCCGACGGCGTGGCCGCCGAGCTGGCCGCCGCCGACCCGGCCCACGCCGCGGACTACCGCACCCGCGCCGAGAATCTGGCCGTCGAGCTCACCGCGCTCGACGAGGACTTCTCGGCCGCACTCGAGGTGTGCGGGTCACGCACGCTCGTCGTCGCGCACGAGGCCTACGGGTTCCTCGGGGAGCGGTACGACCTCACACAGGTGGGCGTCTCGGGCCTCGACCCCGAGTCCGAGCCCTCCCCCGCCCGGCTCGCCGAGATCGCCGACGTCGTCCGGCAGGAGGGCGTGACCACCATCTTCGCCGAACGGCTCGTCAACCCCGCCGTCGCCGAGACGTTGGCGGGCGAGGTGGGCGTTGAGGTCGCCGTCCTCGACCCCCTCGACGGCCGGCTCGACCAGACGAAGGACTACCAGGAGATCATGCGGGACAACCTTCAGGCGCTGCGCGAAGGCCTGCGATGCGCGTGA
- a CDS encoding metal ABC transporter permease has protein sequence MLETLAEMVGSPLMQRALLVALLVGVAAPVMGTYLVQRRLSLLGDGIGHVALTGVAMGWLVGGALGLTPLDALAVPGAVVASIVGAVLIEVVRARGKTSGDVALALLFYGGIAGGVLLIGLAGGTSASLTGYLFGSISTVSTLDVWLTVGLAVVVLGAGLGLRPALFALCHDEEFARAAGLPVRALNVLVAVMAALTVSVSMRVVGVLLVSALMIVPVATSQLLARSFTATMRGAMAVGVAVCVVGLSITYFVPLSPGATIVVLAIAVYAVTSILRPVLVRPARPHDPHLDVEDDVEVKEVV, from the coding sequence ATGCTCGAGACCCTCGCCGAGATGGTGGGCAGCCCGCTGATGCAGCGCGCCCTGCTGGTGGCCCTCCTCGTCGGCGTCGCCGCGCCGGTCATGGGCACCTACCTTGTCCAGCGGCGCCTGTCGCTGCTCGGCGACGGCATCGGGCACGTCGCCCTCACCGGTGTGGCCATGGGCTGGCTGGTGGGCGGCGCGCTCGGCCTGACGCCCCTGGACGCCCTCGCCGTCCCCGGTGCCGTCGTCGCCTCGATCGTCGGGGCGGTGCTCATCGAGGTGGTCCGCGCCCGCGGGAAGACGAGCGGCGACGTCGCCCTCGCCCTGCTGTTCTACGGTGGGATCGCCGGTGGGGTGCTGCTCATCGGGCTGGCGGGCGGCACGTCGGCAAGCCTGACCGGGTACCTCTTCGGGTCCATCTCCACCGTGTCCACCCTCGACGTGTGGCTGACGGTGGGCCTCGCCGTCGTCGTCCTCGGTGCTGGGCTGGGGCTGCGGCCGGCCCTGTTCGCGCTGTGCCACGACGAGGAGTTCGCCCGGGCCGCCGGCCTGCCGGTGCGCGCGCTGAACGTGCTGGTGGCCGTCATGGCCGCGCTCACCGTCTCCGTCTCCATGCGGGTCGTCGGCGTGCTGCTGGTCTCCGCCCTGATGATCGTGCCGGTCGCGACGAGCCAGCTGCTCGCGCGCTCATTCACCGCCACCATGCGCGGCGCGATGGCGGTCGGGGTGGCGGTGTGCGTCGTCGGGCTCTCGATCACGTACTTCGTGCCGCTCTCGCCGGGTGCGACGATCGTCGTGCTGGCCATCGCGGTGTACGCCGTCACATCGATCCTGCGCCCGGTGCTCGTGCGCCCCGCGCGGCCCCACGATCCGCACCTGGATGTCGAGGACGACGTCGAGGTCAAGGAGGTGGTGTGA
- a CDS encoding metal ABC transporter ATP-binding protein → MRVTTHRPRPTQAPPATAAAPVRTLDLSVVLGSSTILRGIDLTIPAGETVALLGANGSGKSTLVKSLVGVVPIANGRAELFGADVTSRRVPWARVGYVPQRLTAAGGVPATALEVVSSGVLHGRRLRLRAGARARALAALDQVGLADRAHDGVHVFSGGQQQRVLIARALVREPELLILDEPLAGIDRRSKEALAGTLTDLRARGTTMLIVLHELGELAGLVQRAVVLRHGRVVHDGAPPRAAQGHDAAGHDHVHAHEDQADPGTRSPDLKVEW, encoded by the coding sequence ATGCGCGTGACGACCCACCGCCCTCGCCCCACGCAGGCACCGCCGGCCACCGCGGCCGCCCCGGTTCGCACGCTTGACCTCTCGGTGGTGCTGGGCTCCTCGACCATCCTGCGCGGCATCGACCTGACGATCCCCGCCGGCGAGACCGTCGCGCTGCTCGGCGCCAACGGGTCCGGCAAGTCCACGCTCGTGAAGTCCCTGGTCGGAGTCGTGCCGATCGCGAACGGCCGGGCCGAGCTCTTCGGCGCGGACGTGACCTCCCGCAGGGTCCCGTGGGCTCGGGTGGGCTACGTGCCCCAGCGGCTCACCGCCGCCGGCGGGGTACCGGCGACCGCCCTCGAGGTGGTCTCCTCCGGTGTTCTCCACGGGCGCCGGCTGCGTCTGCGCGCGGGCGCCCGGGCCCGAGCCCTGGCCGCGCTGGACCAGGTGGGGCTCGCCGACCGCGCCCACGACGGCGTCCACGTCTTCTCCGGCGGGCAGCAGCAGCGGGTCCTCATCGCCCGCGCCCTGGTCCGCGAGCCCGAGCTGCTCATCCTCGACGAGCCCCTGGCCGGCATCGACCGCCGCTCGAAGGAGGCCCTGGCCGGCACCCTGACGGACCTGCGCGCCCGCGGCACCACCATGCTCATCGTGCTGCACGAGCTCGGTGAGCTTGCCGGTCTGGTGCAGCGCGCCGTCGTCCTGCGGCACGGCCGTGTGGTGCACGACGGCGCGCCGCCCCGGGCCGCGCAGGGCCACGACGCCGCGGGTCACGACCACGTCCACGCCCACGAGGACCAGGCCGACCCCGGCACGCGGTCCCCCGACCTGAAGGTGGAGTGGTGA